A single Leptidea sinapis chromosome 2, ilLepSina1.1, whole genome shotgun sequence DNA region contains:
- the LOC126975697 gene encoding protein lines has product MVLRAQVDCSRADEGMASDQPVKKKQRIDGPDIEDGSDKSAEDIVADIYDLETPQAEHSGNFIVRNGESPDSGTVSEDAVDCSSILRLPSDTIDILPSSSNIPSWTVADEKLLSELRSFQNALVGHCLCGLDENSVLQLFDRRLHISNWPLKCSLTYLSIMQLLFDIYLKQNNTGTICSRLMHTCDIFVRNRHDWITEVVELSEHKSKYVTFVASRLLASFLIVSKDTVDENWLQQIVENIYLFDRINRITVQKINFSLDIIKRIVEWKDVEQHPLEENSNISSSTTVQEDNPFRSSSGYGHSSSSNLPISSRNENLHSSFSNSQSQNTPSTSNSDSSTASKQTTFKLHEPVLKLSTDEPTEREDSPEPQPARIERVNERGCVTVVLTDSESFDTSHIKCLTIKTLEHHWPVLVKNMKLLLLRYLNLSNAENCLLTFFSLWENIISVKANLSIIDTKPFYADLQSFVDLLRNTVLPPLIYSHLLSLFNEVLCYGSTLALQDILPEEICSLAHSIVRYVKDFRLLSDVQVQTSRSGFGFLGYDCAEIREYSLGPEVSPISTSIHLVDQSYGEEENDNNPRNEVDKTMLQRMSLLVLKSVAVTVKEMRCDSSDSSIDSSDYNAIQDMQIVERSIRDVLKKLDLFIRNRLEFHPETPFTKMLIHLFSEQDDYLIESMVCTLDITVGIVYRNSVYPDLIPMLNPLKSFMEFLNVVSHDSDVLLDYLVSNETCFLLYLLRFLKYVRRNWPKFLETCQQSDGSTRSLDDTMRVLIRLRLQISRLVSKSLFPYNISPVLRLLEVCESLYEGNEFS; this is encoded by the coding sequence ATGGTATTACGCGCGCAAGTGGATTGTTCAAGGGCTGATGAAGGGATGGCTTCTGATCAACCCGTAAAGAAAAAACAGCGAATTGACGGTCCGGATATTGAAGATGGGAGTGATAAATCCGCGGAAGACATTGTTGCGGACATCTACGATTTGGAAACACCTCAAGCAGAACATTCCGGTAACTTCATAGTAAGGAATGGTGAATCTCCTGACAGCGGTACAGTAAGTGAAGATGCAGTGGATTGTTCTTCAATATTGAGACTTCCAAGTGATACTATAGATATTTTACCATCTTCTAGTAATATCCCCAGTTGGACTGTTGCTGATGAAAAGTTGCTCAGTGAGTTACGTTCCTTCCAAAATGCTCTGGTTGGCCATTGCTTATGTGGCTTAGATGAAAACAGTGTTCTGCAATTATTTGATAGAAGATTACACATATCCAATTGGCCTTTAAAATGTTCTCTTACATATCTTTCAATAATGCAGTTACTATTTGATatatatttgaaacaaaataacaCTGGCACAATATGCTCAAGACTAATGCATACATGTGATATATTTGTTAGAAACAGGCACGACTGGATTACTGAAGTTGTAGAATTATCTGAGCACAAAAGCAAATATGTTACTTTTGTTGCAAGCAGGTTGTTGGCTAGCTTCCTTATTGTATCTAAAGATACTGTAGATGAGAATTGGCTTCAGCAGATTGttgaaaatatttacttatttgacAGAATTAATAGAATAACTGTGCAAAAGATAAATTTCAGCTTAGACATAATTAAAAGGATAGTTGAATGGAAAGATGTTGAGCAACACCCTCTGGAAGAAAATAGTAACATAAGTAGTTCTACCACGGTGCAGGAAGACAATCCATTCAGAAGTAGTTCAGGATATGGACATAGTTCTAGTTCAAATTTACCCATAAGTTCCAGGAATGAGAACCTGCACAGTTCATTCTCTAACTCACAAAGTCAGAATACACCCTCAACATCAAACAGTGATAGTTCAACAGCAAGTAAGCAAACAACGTTTAAACTGCATGAGCCGGTTTTAAAGTTATCAACTGATGAGCCAACTGAAAGAGAGGACTCGCCTGAACCCCAACCAGCAAGAATAGAAAGGGTTAACGAACGTGGTTGTGTTACTGTAGTCCTTACTGATTCTGAATCTTTTGATACATCACACATTAAGTGCTTGACGATAAAAACATTGGAGCACCACTGGCCAGTCTTAGTGAAAAATATGAAGCTACTTCTGCTAAGGTACCTGAATTTAAGTAATGCTGAAAACtgcttacttacatttttcTCCCTGTGGGAGAACATAATAAGTGTTAAGGCGAATCTCTCGATCATAGATACAAAGCCATTTTATGCAGATTTACAAAGTTTTGTTGATCTGTTACGAAATACAGTGCTACCACCACTGATATACTCACACTTATTGAGTTTATTTAACGAGGTTTTGTGTTATGGTTCGACATTAGCTTTACAAGATATCTTGCCAGAAGAAATTTGTAGCCTAGCACACTCTATTGTAAGATATGTGAAAGATTTTAGGCTCCTTAGTGATGTCCAAGTTCAGACTAGTAGAAGTGGATTTGGATTCCTTGGCTATGACTGCGCAGAAATAAGAGAATATTCATTAGGACCTGAAGTTTCCCCAATATCTACATCAATACACTTAGTGGATCAAAGTTATGGTGAAGAAGAGAATGACAATAATCCAAGAAATGAAGTTGATAAGACAATGCTACAGAGAATGTCCTTGTTGGTACTTAAGTCTGTGGCTGTGACAGTCAAAGAAATGAGGTGTGATTCTTCAGACAGTTCAATAGATTCATCTGATTATAATGCCATACAAGACATGCAAATTGTTGAAAGATCTATCCGTGATGTATTGAAGAAACTGGATCTTTTCATAAGAAATCGCTTAGAATTCCATCCAGAAACACCTTTCACTAAAATGTTGATTCACTTATTTAGTGAACAGGATGACTATCTAATTGAATCAATGGTGTGCACATTGGATATAACTGTCGGAATTGTTTACAGAAATTCTGTGTATCCAGATTTGATTCCAATGCTGAATCCATTAAAATCTTTCATGGAGTTCCTCAATGTAGTATCACATGACAGTGATGTGCTGCTAGACTATCTGGTAAGCAATGAAACATGTTTCCTATTGTACCTTTTGCGGTTTTTAAAGTATGTTAGACGCAACTGGCCCAAGTTCTTGGAAACATGCCAACAATCTGATGGTAGTACAAGAAGTCTTGATGACACAATGAGAGTGCTCATAAGGCTACGGCTACAAATAAGCAGGCTTGTATCAAAGTCCTTGTTTCCATATAATATAAGTCCTGTACTGCGATTACTGGAGGTTTGTGAAAGCTTATATGAAGGGAATGAGTTCAGTTGA
- the LOC126973033 gene encoding dr1-associated corepressor — protein LTCYLQTTPRTLELFVESLLNKAMQVTMQRNAKTLSPSHIKQCILAESRFDFLRDLVKNIPDVTAAEEKEMQSGESSPNSRFSDVSSQQRVVRQDSNSSSSSDVKIQQCVPLNKVRCLSVDADAKPKIETVTSQAIDLTVIKNDKPIIPANFYQETLPDEMSHTSVIAVNPIFASPQPSTSSLAEDLPRLTSEAIDHILRDYPKPEPLFEIDLSTTPLTPVVKSLKPEIKILDSGVANTVGVKVDRKVRRRNSNSKVKKIEKPVMTQATQTTFTCVHLQLDEDYDT, from the exons TTGACTTGTTATCTTCAAACAACACCTCGCACGCTGGAGCTGTTCGTGGAGTCCCTACTCAACAAGGCCATGCAGGTCACAATGCAGCGGAACGCGAAGACCCTCAGCCCTTCACATATCAAGCAGTGTATACTGGCCGAGTCGAGATTTGATTTCCTACGAGACTTA GTGAAGAATATACCTGATGTCACCGCAGCAGAAGAGAAGGAGATGCAGAGCGGTGAAAGTTCGCCGAACTCGAG GTTTTCAGATGTCTCAAGTCAACAGAGGGTAGTCAGACAAGATTCGAACAGCTCAAGCAGTTCTGATGTTAAAATACAACAATGTGTACCTCTGAACAAAGTTAGATGTCTTTCTGTGGACGCCGATGCCAAACCCAAGATCGAGACGGTTACTTCTCAGGCTATTGACTTGACAGTAATAAAGAATGACAAACCAATAATACCCGCAAATTTCTATCAAGAAACCCTGCCAGATGAAATGTCACATACAAGTGTTATAGCAGTCAATCCGATATTCGCGAGCCCACAGCCTTCGACGTCTAGTCTCGCAGAAGATCTGCCCAGACTGACCAGTGAAGCCATTGATCACATTTTACGCGATTACCCAAAGCCAGAACCACTGTTCGAAATAGATTTAAGTACAACCCCGCTCACACCTGTTGTGAAGAGTTTGAAGCCGGAGATTAAAATATTGGACAGTGGGGTGGCAAATACTGTTGGTGTCAAAGTTGATCGGAAGGTCCGTCGGCGGAACTCGAACTCAAAGGTTAAGAAGATCGAGAAACCGGTTATGACGCAGGCGACACAGACGACGTTCACTTGTGTCCATCTCCAGCTTGACGAGGACTATGACAcatga